A segment of the Leptolyngbya sp. NIES-3755 genome:
ATTGTACGGTTTGCCCCTTGGCAGCTTCAACCTCTAATCTTGCCAGCGTTGCGGTGTATTCTGCTAATGAAAGTGCTAGGTTTGCCCGTCGCTGCGGATCGGTTTCTTTCCAAAGTGCCTCAGATTCTAGCCAAACTAGATAACGATAGCCTTCAAGCGATTCAGCGTCTGAAACGTGTGGCTCTAAAGAATTATTCATTGAGGAACCTCAACTCAGTTTCAACTCTAAGGAACTGACGGTTAGGCTCACCCGTCAACATCACAACGAGAACTTCTCCTGCGATTGAGGACATTGCAACATTATCCTGATTCCGAACGACTACGTAGATGTCTGACACAACAGCTAAACAGGTTCAGAATCGGGTTGTGCAAGACGCACCACTAAACGTCGATCGGGTTCTTGACCCCGACTAAACGTTTCAATGTCTCCACTGTCTTGAAGCATTGAATGCACTTGACGGCGTTCAGCAGAAGAGAGCGATTTGATTTCGTACTCCTCTCCGGTCTCGCGCACTCTAGTGGCAGCATCCTCCGCAATATCAGTCAGTTCCTTCAATCGGCGGGCGCGATAGCCATCAATCTCGATCGTATAAGCAATCTGTTCTTCCTGTCCGATATTCAGAACAGAACTTGCCAAATACTGAATCGAATCGAGAACCGCACCTTTATTGCTGAGTAAGGCTTCGATTTGAGCAGGCTGAAGGGAAGTATGGTCGATCGTCAACCAGCAGCTTTTTTCAGCGGAGGTATTTCGGATTTCAGCGCTTACGGTTGCCGGAAATGCAGCTAACTTCAGAAAAGTTTCGAGCCACTCCTGACCCCGCTGCTGTAATTGAGTTTCAGCCATACATCCCAACACTATGCTTTTTTCTTACGACCGGGTTCAAAGGGGAGCGTATCATCTCCACCGTCAGATTTGGCGCTTCCGCCACTGGTTTTCGCTGTTGCCGCAGCTTCCGCATCTACCAATTTTTGCAGATTTTCAGGCAGTGGCTCACGAGACAGAATGAAGGTCTGAGCCGTTTGGAAAATGTTCGCCAGCACCATGTACATCAAGACACCCGCGGGCAACGGGAAGAACAAGAACATCCCAGAGAAAATCACGGGCGTAATCTTGTTCACGGTGTCTTGCTGAGGATTGCCTGTCGAACCTTGTCCTGAAATCAGTTGGCTAATGTACAAGCTCAATCCAAAGAAGACGATCATGCCAATGATGTCCCAGTGGAACGTTCCATCTGGATCAACGGCTCCGACTCTTCCAAGCTGATCGATGAACAAGAAGCCTTTATCAGCGGCAAGACCCGGAATGAAGGCTTGAATTGTGGCATCTCCAGGTTGGAGCGCTTCGATCGTGCCGTCATCGTTAATCTTGATGCGTTCCGCTCCAGTCGTTGCCTTGAACTTCGGAGTGAGGTTGCTGTCAGGATGTTCAGCTTGAAGCTCTGAGAAGGACTTGCCGTCTACGGTTTGAAACTCAATTTTGGTTTTTTCACCGACTGCGAGCTTTGTTCCAGAAGGCGCGATCGCGCTAATTTTCGCGTGAACGCCATCTTCGACATAAATATTCTGAGGCGGCGTGGTAAATGCCTGGGGTGCAACTTGTTCCACTTGGGCTTGAGGCGCAATCTGGAAGTTCACCGTGTAGGGGACATCCGAGAAAGGTGATCCTCTCAAAGTTGCAAACAGCGCAAACAGAATTGGCATCTGTAACACGACAGGCAAACATCCTGCCAGCGGATTACCAAATTCTTTATAAATCCCGCTCATTTCTTCCTGCTGTTTTGCAGGATCGTTCTTGTACCGTTCTTGTACTTCTTTGACGCGCTTTTGCATGACCGGTTGCGTGACCTTCATGCGGCGCATACTGCGGATTGAACCTGCACTAAGCGGGAAGAGGGCAAAGCGAATGACTAGAGTCAACGCTACGATCGCCAACCCATAGCTCGGCACGATCCCGTAGAAGAAATCCAGGATCGGCAGCATCACGTTATTGGATAAGAAGCTTACACCAAAGTCCATTCGCTTTCCGTCTACCTACTAGGGTCTAAAGGGTTTGAGGCATTACAAAAATGCCAAATCCAGTGTAACGCTCAAGGCGCAAATTTACGGTTGACTTCCGAGACTCCCGCTGGCTTTTTTCGCCTTTTCGGACAGTCGATCGTTGATAAAGTCGTATACTTCCCGAAACTTCGGAATTGCCCGAAGCTCAAGTCGGCTGCCGTCTCTGAGCGTTAACACCATGTCGCCATACGTGCCAATTCCACGCGGAACCGTCACGACTTTCGTAATTTCCGAATAGATCACGTCAGAGCGATCGCGCCCTTGCCAACCGCCGACGACACTAATTCGACGGTTTGTGATGCGATAGCGTAACCAGAGTGCTCTGACGATCGCGCCCACGGTCAGCGGCAAGCAAATCACCGTGAATCCTAAGAGGACGTTAATAATCAAATCCCCGATATGAGGTCCACCTTCGTAGAAGACTTCTTCTTTAACTGCCATTCAGCACCTCAGCTTTGACCAATAACTGCTCTAATTCTTGCAGATATTGAGGATATTCACACTCTGTTGCTTCGATTCGCACACCGATGACGATCGAGAACCCCGATTTTGTTCTCGGTAAGAAACTTCTAAGAATCGATCGAACCTGTCGTTTAATCCGATTCCGAACGACTGCGCGTTTGCTGACCTTTTTACTAATTGAAATGCCAATTCGTGTCGGTTGATCCAGACATTTCAGCACTCTTAGGGTAAAACAATGAGAATCTCGACGAAATCCTCGCTGATAGACAGCATCAAAATCTCGCCGATGTTTCAATCGATTCTCTTGTGGCAGCAAAACAGCGATCAGGAAGACGAAACCGACAAGCGCAACCGTCCTTTCCGGCGGCGTGCTTGAATGACCTTTTGTCCATTTTTGGTCCGCATCCGAGCGCGGAATCCTGATACCCGTCTGCGTTTGCGGCTTGTTCCGCCTAAAGTGCGCTTCGTCATGTCCGTGGCTCCAGTGAGTCGATATTAATTCCCAAGCAAAAAAGAAGTAGACTGCGGGAAAAGTCACAGTCTACTAGCGTATCATGATTTTCAATTACTGAATCGTAATGATCCAGGTTCCCAAATCTCGCAGAAGAGGGACATCTCCCGGTGAGAGAATGCGAGCGTTGAAGTAGTACATTCCACCGTTGTTGGGGTTTTTCACGTTCGAGAAAATCAGTTCGACGTTCGAGCCTGCGGGAATGGGTTCTTGAGGAAAAACTTGAATCACGTAATTATCTTTTTCCCACTTCACTTCCTGAATTGGAACTTTTTTGTCGTTTACCATCAGTTCGACCGCTTTCGGATCGAATGTGCCTCGGAAGTAGTTTGGGTAATCGATCGAGAATTGAGCGATCGCGACTTTCACTTTGTCACGTCCGACCCGCAGCCGATAGCGATCCCAAGATCCGCTATTTCCACCAAAATCAAGGCGGTAACTCAGTTGTCTTCCCGGTTGTACACCGCTGAAGATGGTCAATCCAGGCAGACCTTGAGCGAACGCAACCAGGGGCACGGCGGTGACTAAACTTCCTGCGATCGCAAGAGTAGAGACGATCCGACGCATTGAACATTCTTTCAGCAGCATAAAAATAAGCTAGGGGTTAAGTTCATTCAACATTGAGATTAGCAGGAATGCGCGTGAGGGGCTACGGAATGGGGACACGATCGAGGTTGATTTTGTTCCTACGAAAGTTGATCGGGATCGATTCCTAATTCCCGAAGTTTTGCGGCTAGGATTTCTGCCCGTTGTTCGGCTTGTTCGGCTCGTTCTTCTGCGGCTTCTTCGGGGAGGGGAACGAGAGAGCCGTTTTCGGTAAAGAGGCGGAGTTGTCGATCGTGAATTCCCAAATAAAAGCCAAGTTCCTGGCTCCACAGATGACCTTGTGAATTTGGCGTTAGAGATTCGTATTGTCCGTGAATCAGTTGAAAACCTTGAAATTCGAGGGTCACAGGATCGAACCAGAAATATTCTGGGACGCGCCAGATCGACTGATAGATTTGTTTTTTCTCACCTCGATCGACTTCCGCAGTCGAATCTGATAGTAATTCAATAATGAGATTCGGGTACTGTCCATTCTCGTGCCAAACTGTCCAACTCCGACGACGACGCGGATCAGTTCCCATCACGACGAAGACATCAGGACCTCGAAAGAATTCTGATTTCTTCTGATTTGGGCTGTAGTAAACCGTTAAGTTTCCAGCGACATAAACATCGCTACGGCTTCCAACCCCGTCTGGGCGAAACATCCAGCGAATTAGGCGAACGAGTAGATCGATTTGATCACGATGTAAATCACTTTCCAAGGGAGGTTCGGCGCTCCATAAACCGGGAGGGGGGAAGGGGGCATCGTGAGCCAGCAACGTATCTTTCGGAATTGCTTGTGTCATGGCTTCGTCCAAACGCCAGCAATTAGATTCTAACAGAGCATTTGTTCTGATGATTTATTAAACAAATTAACTTTAGATTTCGAGTTGTAAAATAGTCAGTCTGTTTTTGACATTTATTGATGAAGCGTTTAAGAAGCGAAGCTCATAAAAGTTTTCATCTGATTGCCCATATCTTGAACTTATAATTTCTGAAAGTTTGTTTGATTAATTACTTTTTGAAACGCAAGGGATTGAATTTCTTGTGTTTTCGAGTATGACTGAGAAAAGCTGTTATACACGCATCAACTGAGGAGACAGCATGACGATCGCGATCGATAAAGAGTCAGGGGCGGAGCGTTCACCGAATCAGCATCCCGCTACCTACCGAAAAATTGGAATTCCAAAAGAAATTTACACGGGAGAATGTCGAGTTGCTGCAACTCCAGATACGGTAAAGATTTTGCAGAAATACGGTTTTGAAGTTTTAATTGAATCTGGTGCGGGAGAAGCCGCAAATTTTTCAGATCAAGCCTATTTAGATGCAGGTTGTCGAATCATTGTTGATACAGAAACGCTTTGGTCTTATTCAGATTTGATTCTGAAAGTTCGACCCCCAATTTGGAATTCAAATTTAAACAAACATGAAGCAGATTTGTTGCATGAAGGTGCGACATTAATTAGTTTCATTTGGGCGAATCAGAATCCGGAGTTGGTTGAACATTTGGCAAATCGGAAGGCGACCGTATTGGCGATGGATGCCGTCCCTCGAATTAGTCGCGCTCAAAAATTGGACGCATTGAGTTCGATGGCGAATATTGCTGGATATCGGGCTGTAATTGAGGCAGCACAACAGTTTGGACGATTTTTTACCGGACAGATTACCGCAGCGGGGAAAGTTCCACCTGCAAAAGTGTTGGTGATCGGGGCAGGAGTCGCAGGATTGGCAGCCGTGGGAACGGCTCGATCGTTAGGTGCGATCGTCAGAGCATTTGATACTCGCCCAGTCGTGAAAGAACAAGTTCAAAGCTTGGGGGCAGAATTCCTAGAGTTGGAATTTGAAGAGGATGGAACCGGACAAGGTGGCTATGCAAAAACGATGAGTCCTGAGTTCATCAAAGCTGAGATGGAACTCTTTGCGGCTCAAGCGAAAGACGTGGATATCATCATCACGACCGCATTGATTCCAGGCAAGAAAGCTCCCACATTGATCACTAGAGAAATGGTTGAGAGCATGAGAGAAGGTTCTGTTGTGGTTGACCTAGCAGCAGAGCAAGGTGGAAACTGTGAAGTGACAACACCAGGTGAAATCTCTCGATATCAGGGTGTCACGATCATTGGACTAACCGATTTACCGAGTCGGATGGCAGCACAGGCAAGTCAGCTTTACGGTAAAAATCTGTGTCATTTGCTCGATGATATGGGACGGAATGACAACTACCGCGTTGATTTAGATGATGAAGTGATTCGAGGCGCATTAGTTCTACATCAAGGTGAAACGGTTGCGCCTCTACCCAAAGTTGCACCACCACCGCAGAAGGTTGAAACGCCCGTTGCTGAAGTTCCGACTGTTAAAGCTCGTGCAGCGAAGCTGATCCGTACCGGATCGACAACCCCAACTTGGATTTGGACAGTGCTTCTGGGTGTCGCATTGCTCGGAATTGGCACGATCGCACCTCCATCGTTCCTGAGTCATTTCACGGTATTCGTTCTCGCTTGCTTTGTGGGTTGGCAAGTGATTTGGAATGTAAAACCCGCGCTACACACGCCTTTGATGAGTGTGACGAATGCGATTAGCGGCATCATTATCTTGGGTGGAATGCTTCAGATTTCGGGCACTCCAACTTCTGCCACCACAATTTTAGGCGCGATCGCAATTCTGATCGGCACGATTAACATCGCAGGTGGCTTTCTCGTCACTCAGCGAATGCTCAAGATGTTCCAAAAACAATAGAGGTGTGCAATGTTTGACAGTCTTTCTAATGTGGCTTACATTGCCGCGAGTGCATTGTTTATTTTGAGTTTGAGCGGGTTATCGAATCAGGAAACCGCGCAGAAAGGGAACTGGTATGGAATTGCAGGAATGTCGATCGCGTTTCTCGCGACTGTTCTTCGCAGTGATGTTACTGGCTACGGAGTGTTAGCTGCTGTAATTTTGCCTGGAGCAATTATTGGTGCAATTTTGGCAGGTCGGGTTGCAATGACTGAAATGCCTGAATTGGTCGCAATGTTGCATAGTTTTGTGGGAATGGCAGCGGTGTTAGTGGGAATTGCAAACCATCTACAACCGCAAACATTGACGGGAGCAGAAGCGACCATTCACCAAGTCGAAATTTTCATTGGTGTGTTTATTGGTGCAGTCACGTTTACAGGCTCGATCGTCGCTTTCGGTAAGCTGAGAGGTTTAGTTAGCAGTAAGCCTTTAATGATTCCAGGACGGCACATTCTAAACATTGGATTGTTAGTCGCTTGTGTGGCATTGGGAGCACAGTTTTTGAACACTGAATCCACGACAGCATTGTTGATTATGAGTGGGTTGGCTGGCGTTTTGGGTGTGCATCTTGTCATGGCGATCGGCGGCGCAGACATGCCTGTTGTGATCTCTATGTTGAATAGCTATTCAGGATGGGCAGCAGCAGCAGCAGGATTTATGCTGTCGAATGATCTGTTAATTATCACAGGTGCATTAGTTGGTAGTAGTGGCGCGATTCTGAGCTACATCATGTGTAAAGCAATGAATCGATCGTTTATTAGTGTGATTCTGGGCGGCTTTGGAACCGGGAATAGTTCTAAGAGCAAAGCAATCACGGGTGAAGCGAAGTCGATTTCTGTTGAAGAAACGATCGAGCAATTAGAGAACGCAAACAGTGTGATCATTGTTCCAGGGTATGGAATGGCGGTTGCACAAGCACAACATCCGATTTCTGAAATTACTAAGGTATTGAGAAGTCGCGGAGTGAATGTTCGATTTGGAATTCATCCAGTCGCGGGAAGGCTTCCAGGGCACATGAATGTCTTGTTAGCTGAGGCGAAAGTGCCATATGACATTGTTCTCGAAATGGATGAGATCAATGATGACTTTCCTGAAACGGATGTGGTGTTAGTGATTGGTGCGAATGATACGGTGAATCCGAGTGCGATCGAAGATCCAGAATGCTCGATCGCAGGAATGCCAGTATTAGAAGTTTGGAAAGCGAAAAGCGCGATCGTGCTTAAACGAAGTCTTGGCAGCGGATATGCTGGAGTCGAAAATCCATTGTTCTATAAGGACAACACCTATATGCTTTTTGGCGATGCGAAGAAGAATACCGATGCAATTTTGAACAAACTCGCTGCATTAGTCGCCGCCTAACCCCGTTGCATTTCGCAACCGCAGAAGTTTCTATGCTTTTGCGTCTTTCAAGGTCAAACGTCATGGTAATCGCCTGATTGAAGCAATTCGACAGGCGATTTTTTAAGGAGAAAGCAACTGTAAATTGGGAATTGCTCGAAAGTCTCTCAAATTGTGAGTCACAAGGGGTAGTTTGATAGGTATTGCTCTAGCTGAGTAATTCGACGATTGCCCCACTGACGCAGAATTGCCTGCGATTTCTAGTTGCGGTGCGTCCGGGATTAGTTTCTCCTGGGGTAGCAGCGCGAATGGCTGCAAGCTTCGATCGATTTTCTAATGAGCGACTGTTAATCAACCTCTGGTAAAACTTGCCGCCATTCTCGAATGGTGACTTGCCGAAACACTCCCGACTGGTTGTAGGGTTCTGCCCGCATAAATGCTTCGACCGATGCTTGATCCGACGCATCAAACAGAATCAACATCATTTCCGGTTGACCGTTTTCATCTACTGTTGGACCACCACAGTAGATGTGTTCTTTGTTTGCTTCTAAGTATTTGAGATGATTCAGTCTTAGGGCTAATCGCTTTTCGTTGACGTTTTCTGCTAAAACACATTGAATTGCAAATCTCATCTTGATTCTCCTGATTGAATTCCGACTTCTAAGCAAATCACTCTGCCCGACTGTACTTGGGTCGGTGGCAGAAACGACATTCCACCATTGGTCGTGATATAGAGCTTTGTAAGATCTGATTCTGTTCGCCCGAATGCTGCGGCAGTACTGCCTGCCATTCCTTGATCAGCGGTTGCGATCGTCGTGATTTGCTTGTTAGGCGAGATCTGAATCACACTCTGATAAACGTGAGTTGTGCCATACAAATTGCCTTGAGCATCGAACACAAAATCATCCAGATTGACATTCGTTAAAAACACTTCTGGCAGTCCAGGTTCAAAGCTTTCTGTCAATGGAATCCGCAGCAACAATTGACGTTGAGTATTGGAGGCAAACAAAGCGCGATCGTAGAGTTTAATGCCATTGATAGCAGGAAAAGGATTGCTTACATCTGAACGAGCAAGAAGCTGATCTTGTAACCAGATCGATGCTGTTTTCGTCGTTGCATTAATCGCCCAAATTGCTCCTTTGTAGGAATCAGCAACCAGGTAGAGATCATCTTTTAGGTGAGTCATGCCGTTGAGAAAAATGGCATCGGGCAGTGTAACCAGTATCTCTACAGTTCCAGTTGCATCAATGCGAACGATCGCTGACCCCTGATCATCGAGAACACCTGTAACTAGGAGATTGCCAGTGCGATCAATGACAATTCCTGCAACTTTACCGTCAATATGAGCGAACTTACGAGAGTGACCATCGGGTGTGACTTGATAAATGTTGCCTTCCTCGTAGCTGGTGATAAAGAGTGTTCCTTGACTGTTGATTGCAATGTTCTCCAGAAAGGTATTGACTGGAAATTCAGCGATCGTTTCAGCAGGTACGATCGCGGTTGGTGTGTGATCAAAAATCGCAGGAAGTTGATGATTGAGAGCAGTCACGATCGCACGAGCAATACTCGCACTAGAGTTGGGATTTTGTCCGGTGATCAGATTGCCATCTCGTTCAACGTGATCGGCTTTGTTCGGATGAGCAATAAAGATTGCACCCAAATCGCGTAATCGTTGCTCCAAGACGAAGGGCACTTCTTTGTCTAGCTTGGCAGCAATTTCTTCTGAACTGGTGTAAGAAGTTAGAACTTTGTTTTTGATTAACGGAGTGCCATCGGAGAGCGTTGCACCCACGAGTCCAGCCGGACCATGACACACGGCTGCGATCGTTTTTCCAGACTCATGAAATTCCCTCAGCAATCGTTGTAAATCTGCATTGTCTGGAAGGTCAAACATCGGACCGTGACCACCTGGGAGAAAGAGCGCATCAAAGTTCGTAGATTGTACTTCGGAGAGCTTGACGGTTTGTTTGGATGCCTTGATCGCACTTTGCCAAGCTTTTTCTTGTTCAGGTGTCGGTAAACTGCGCGGATCAATGGGCATTTCGCCGCCTTTGGGAGATGCGATCGTCATCTCAATTCCGTTGTTCAGCAGTTCCAAATAAGGCAGCGCAAATTCTTCCAGCCAAACTCCGGTTGGATGAGGATCAGCACCCTCAAAGCGATCGTGGCTTGTTGTAACAATTAGAATTTTGGTCATATCATCTCTCCTAGTTTCAATGGGCTTTAGCTTGAGATAGCAGCACATAGCAGACAGCAATGTGAATTACTTCTTGCTTGCGAACACCTTCAGTTAACGACGCAATAACTTAAAAGCAACTTGTCCTTGCTGTTGTACATAAGCCAGTTGAATCAGCACCATCATCGCAGGTTCAATGAAGCGAGCAGTGCTGAGGGAGCCTACATCGGTCGCTTCTACAGCCGTTTCTCTAAGCAAGCCTGCAACGATCGCTTTAGCTTCCGCATCATCGCCACAGTAAAACACCGTTGCTTCTTGCCCATTGAAGTGAGTACTGCCTGATTGCAACACTTCTGCGAACAACGGTAAGCCCTCGACCACTCGTGCATCAGGTGCTAATTTTGCGATTTCCTCGGCAGCGGAAGTTGTGGTTCCGATCGCCATTCCGCTCATGTCAGGTTTGAGCGCATTGACACAGCTAAAGAGAATCTTGCCAGAAAGTGATCCGGCGGCTTGCAGCGCTTCGGGTACGGCTGTCCAAGGCACAGCGAGGAGAACAACATCCGCGAATTCTACTGCTTCCGCAGGCGTTCCAATCTGAGCCGTATCGCTCACCGATGCTGCTAAGTCTTTTAGCTTCTGTTCGCTGCGAGAAAAGCTGAACATCAATTCATGTCCGTTCTTTGCCCAGAACTTACCTAAGCCACTCGCCATATTACCGCCGCCAATGATACCAATTTTCATAGGTTCCTCTACTTGTAAATGATTTCTGTTTGCCAAGCTTCTGGAGCTTGTTGGTGAAGGGTGAGGTAGGATTGTGCGATCGCATCCGGATCAAAGTGTGTTCCCGGTTCAACAATGCCGCAAATCGTCACTGTTCCAACATGGATTCCGCCACTTCCTAGCTCTTGCGCCAAACTAAATGCCAAACTGCGGATACCTGCTTTACCGATCGCTAAAGACGCAACATCCGCAAACGGATTCAAGGCTAATCCGCCTCCGGTGAAGAGAATTGTTCCTTTCCGGTTAGCTTGCATGGCTGGTAGAACTTGCTGAACTGCGATCAGTGCACCTGCGACATTCACACTAAAGTCCGAAATCAGAGTTTTCGCATCGATCGAACTCGGTTTTCCGGGTGTCGCTGCAAAGGCGTTATAGATGAGAACCTCTGGATCTCCCAGTTCAGCCCGAATTTGCTTAAATGCTCCCACCAGAGATGCTTCATCGCTTGCATCTGCCGCAAAGGATTGAACCGTGTAGCCCATCGTTTTTAATGCTTGAGCATTATCTTCTAACTTGGTGGGATTTCGAGCGATGAGAGCCAGCGTATAGCCTTCTTTACCAAAGGCTTTGGCAACGCCTGTACTGACTCCGGTTCCAAATCCAACGATCGCACAAACTTTCTGGCTCATAATTTTTGATGGACTCGATCGAGGGTGGTCTTGAAGGTACTACTATCTGTGATCAGACTTGCTGACTGGAGATTAGAAAGCGATCGCGCCCGATTCTGCTCAGAAAACGAGTAGCAAGCATCGCTAATTAACACTGAGGTATAGCCTAAATCCGCCGCATTCCGAACGGTCGGTTCAATGCCAAATTCGAGAACTGCGCCGACGACTGCGATCGCTTCAATTCGCGCATCCCTGAGTGCTAAATCCAAATACGACCCGACAAATGCAGACATCGTGAGCTTGTCAAATGCTACTTCAGAAGGCAAGGGGGCAAGATCGGGCACGATCGCATGAGCCGCAGAATCCGGTAAGAAATTCGGTTGGACATCGGCAACGGTTGTGACTCTTTGCAGTGCCATTGCGCCTTTGAGTTGGGATACGCCTGCAATCTCTTTGGGTAGGGTAGTGTGACGCGAGTAGAAGATTCTCATTTTGTGCGATCGCGCCGCTTCAATGACCTGTTTCACTTGCCCAATAAATTCAACGGCTCCCGGTAACTGTTGCGCGACTCCAACTTGCATATCATAGACCAGCAATGCCATTTTTTCGGGATGACAGACATCTTCCAGCGTCATCGGAAGATTCAATCCAAAAGCAGTTTGCATAATTAAGCTCCTACAGGGGATTTGAAGTCTTGAGCGTGAGTCTGAACGTAGTCTTTCGCGTATGCCTCGAAGGTGTTCGGCGATCGCTGAACGAGATCCGAAAACGTCGTGGTAATCATTGATCCGGCTCCATTCTGCCAACACTCAAACAACTGCGCTTCTGCATCCAAGTACCATTCCGGTTCGCCATTCGCCAGTCGTGCCGCTTTCATATCGGCAGGAGCAACTTGGATGAACTGAAGCGATCGGTTCAATGCACTCCCAAAGTACTGAGTCACTTGCTCAAAGGACACTGCCTCCGACCCCGTTAAATCGTAGGCTTGGTTCTCGTGTCCGGGTTGACTTAAACACAGAGCCG
Coding sequences within it:
- a CDS encoding hypothetical protein (similar to AA sequence:cyanobase_aa:PCC8801_1874) produces the protein MNNSLEPHVSDAESLEGYRYLVWLESEALWKETDPQRRANLALSLAEYTATLARLEVEAAKGQTVQSDAMQNFA
- a CDS encoding single-stranded nucleic acid binding R3H domain protein (similar to AA sequence:cyanobase_aa:LBDG_02000) produces the protein MAETQLQQRGQEWLETFLKLAAFPATVSAEIRNTSAEKSCWLTIDHTSLQPAQIEALLSNKGAVLDSIQYLASSVLNIGQEEQIAYTIEIDGYRARRLKELTDIAEDAATRVRETGEEYEIKSLSSAERRQVHSMLQDSGDIETFSRGQEPDRRLVVRLAQPDSEPV
- a CDS encoding YidC/Oxa1 family lipolytic protein (similar to AA sequence:cyanobase_aa:LBDG_01990), yielding MDFGVSFLSNNVMLPILDFFYGIVPSYGLAIVALTLVIRFALFPLSAGSIRSMRRMKVTQPVMQKRVKEVQERYKNDPAKQQEEMSGIYKEFGNPLAGCLPVVLQMPILFALFATLRGSPFSDVPYTVNFQIAPQAQVEQVAPQAFTTPPQNIYVEDGVHAKISAIAPSGTKLAVGEKTKIEFQTVDGKSFSELQAEHPDSNLTPKFKATTGAERIKINDDGTIEALQPGDATIQAFIPGLAADKGFLFIDQLGRVGAVDPDGTFHWDIIGMIVFFGLSLYISQLISGQGSTGNPQQDTVNKITPVIFSGMFLFFPLPAGVLMYMVLANIFQTAQTFILSREPLPENLQKLVDAEAAATAKTSGGSAKSDGGDDTLPFEPGRKKKA
- a CDS encoding hypothetical protein (hypothetical protein S7335_3693;~similar to AA sequence:cyanobase_aa:LBDG_01980); its protein translation is MAVKEEVFYEGGPHIGDLIINVLLGFTVICLPLTVGAIVRALWLRYRITNRRISVVGGWQGRDRSDVIYSEITKVVTVPRGIGTYGDMVLTLRDGSRLELRAIPKFREVYDFINDRLSEKAKKASGSLGSQP
- a CDS encoding ribonuclease P protein component (similar to AA sequence:cyanobase_aa:LBDG_01970), whose protein sequence is MTFPAVYFFFAWELISTHWSHGHDEAHFRRNKPQTQTGIRIPRSDADQKWTKGHSSTPPERTVALVGFVFLIAVLLPQENRLKHRRDFDAVYQRGFRRDSHCFTLRVLKCLDQPTRIGISISKKVSKRAVVRNRIKRQVRSILRSFLPRTKSGFSIVIGVRIEATECEYPQYLQELEQLLVKAEVLNGS
- a CDS encoding hypothetical protein (similar to AA sequence:cyanobase_aa:LBDG_01950) — encoded protein: MLLKECSMRRIVSTLAIAGSLVTAVPLVAFAQGLPGLTIFSGVQPGRQLSYRLDFGGNSGSWDRYRLRVGRDKVKVAIAQFSIDYPNYFRGTFDPKAVELMVNDKKVPIQEVKWEKDNYVIQVFPQEPIPAGSNVELIFSNVKNPNNGGMYYFNARILSPGDVPLLRDLGTWIITIQ
- a CDS encoding hypothetical protein (similar to AA sequence:cyanobase_aa:gll0726), with the protein product MTQAIPKDTLLAHDAPFPPPGLWSAEPPLESDLHRDQIDLLVRLIRWMFRPDGVGSRSDVYVAGNLTVYYSPNQKKSEFFRGPDVFVVMGTDPRRRRSWTVWHENGQYPNLIIELLSDSTAEVDRGEKKQIYQSIWRVPEYFWFDPVTLEFQGFQLIHGQYESLTPNSQGHLWSQELGFYLGIHDRQLRLFTENGSLVPLPEEAAEERAEQAEQRAEILAAKLRELGIDPDQLS
- a CDS encoding NAD(P) transhydrogenase, alpha subunit (similar to AA sequence:cyanobase_aa:LBDG_01940) → MTIAIDKESGAERSPNQHPATYRKIGIPKEIYTGECRVAATPDTVKILQKYGFEVLIESGAGEAANFSDQAYLDAGCRIIVDTETLWSYSDLILKVRPPIWNSNLNKHEADLLHEGATLISFIWANQNPELVEHLANRKATVLAMDAVPRISRAQKLDALSSMANIAGYRAVIEAAQQFGRFFTGQITAAGKVPPAKVLVIGAGVAGLAAVGTARSLGAIVRAFDTRPVVKEQVQSLGAEFLELEFEEDGTGQGGYAKTMSPEFIKAEMELFAAQAKDVDIIITTALIPGKKAPTLITREMVESMREGSVVVDLAAEQGGNCEVTTPGEISRYQGVTIIGLTDLPSRMAAQASQLYGKNLCHLLDDMGRNDNYRVDLDDEVIRGALVLHQGETVAPLPKVAPPPQKVETPVAEVPTVKARAAKLIRTGSTTPTWIWTVLLGVALLGIGTIAPPSFLSHFTVFVLACFVGWQVIWNVKPALHTPLMSVTNAISGIIILGGMLQISGTPTSATTILGAIAILIGTINIAGGFLVTQRMLKMFQKQ
- a CDS encoding NAD(P)(+) transhydrogenase (similar to AA sequence:cyanobase_aa:LBDG_01930), encoding MFDSLSNVAYIAASALFILSLSGLSNQETAQKGNWYGIAGMSIAFLATVLRSDVTGYGVLAAVILPGAIIGAILAGRVAMTEMPELVAMLHSFVGMAAVLVGIANHLQPQTLTGAEATIHQVEIFIGVFIGAVTFTGSIVAFGKLRGLVSSKPLMIPGRHILNIGLLVACVALGAQFLNTESTTALLIMSGLAGVLGVHLVMAIGGADMPVVISMLNSYSGWAAAAAGFMLSNDLLIITGALVGSSGAILSYIMCKAMNRSFISVILGGFGTGNSSKSKAITGEAKSISVEETIEQLENANSVIIVPGYGMAVAQAQHPISEITKVLRSRGVNVRFGIHPVAGRLPGHMNVLLAEAKVPYDIVLEMDEINDDFPETDVVLVIGANDTVNPSAIEDPECSIAGMPVLEVWKAKSAIVLKRSLGSGYAGVENPLFYKDNTYMLFGDAKKNTDAILNKLAALVAA
- a CDS encoding hypothetical protein (similar to AA sequence:cyanobase_aa:gsr3810), with amino-acid sequence MRFAIQCVLAENVNEKRLALRLNHLKYLEANKEHIYCGGPTVDENGQPEMMLILFDASDQASVEAFMRAEPYNQSGVFRQVTIREWRQVLPEVD